The following are encoded in a window of Narcine bancroftii isolate sNarBan1 chromosome 2, sNarBan1.hap1, whole genome shotgun sequence genomic DNA:
- the LOC138754980 gene encoding tigger transposable element-derived protein 1-like isoform X1 produces MTSKRKNPSPTDGPGKKSRKVLNLELKMKVINQYEGGKKVNMIARDLHLSHSTISTILKDKEKIREAVKGSASMKSVIITKHRQGPIHEMEKLLMLWMEDQIQNCVPLNLPTIQAKARSLFEILKEQAGEDYTENFTASHGWFDRFKRRYSLHKVRVTGADEKFVESLDELIHEERYLPEQIFNVDETGLFWKRLPKRTYIHQEAKTMPGFKAFNDRVTLLLGGNVAGFKLKPFLIYHSENPCAFKNINKHTLPVHYRSNLRSCMTQTLFEDWFVNCFIPSVREYCLENSIPFKILLILDNAPAHPPHLDDLHPDVKVIYLPLSTTSIIQPMDQGAIATFKAYYLQSTFAQARAVTNNEVSLRDFWKHYNILECIKNITAAWEDVTKTCMNGIWKKCLKRYVHTFKGFNKEDALDEIREKIVKLAKTLELEVKVEDVEELLDLESKELTDEELIEIEEERIAEKERRKKEEEEPQRNFTVKGLANVFSQVNKALADLESMDQNVERFTKVDRQIQEALNCYRQIYEEKKKQTIQTNLSLFFKHVTPPTTPCPSTQRDEDYDEPQPSTSLQVPEVKIEDAIIMVEIK; encoded by the coding sequence ATGACGAGCAAGAGGAAAAACCCGTCCCCCACTGATGGACCTGGCAAGAAGTCGAGGAAGGTGCTTaatttggaattgaaaatgaaGGTAATCAACCAATATGAAGGAGGAAAAAAAGTTAATATGATTGCACGCGATCTACACTTGTCCCATTCGACAATCTCCACAATTTTAAAGGACAAAGAAAAAATACGGGAAGCAGTGAAAGGTTCGGCAAGTATGAAGTCTGTAATAATAACGAAGCATCGGCAAGGGCCCATCCACGAAATGGAGAAGTTGTTGATGCTGTGGATGGAAGATCAAATTCAAAACTGTGTACCACTAAACTTGCCAACAATTCAGGCAAAGGCGAGAAGTCTTTTTGAGATTTTGAAGGAGCAAGCAGGAGAGGATTACACGGAGAACTTCACAGCAAGTCATGGTTGGTTCGATAGATTTAAAAGAAGATATAGCTTGCACAAGGTTCGCGTCACAGGTGCTGATGAAAAGTTCGTTGAAAGTTTGGATGAATTAATCCATGAAGAAAGATATCTACCCGAGCAAATTTTCAATGTCGATGAAACAGGACTTTTTTGGAAGCGGTTGCCGAAACGAACGTACATTCATCAGGAAGCTAAAACTATGCCAGGATTTAAGGCATTTAACGACCGAGTAACCTTGTTGCTAGGAGGAAATGTTGCTGGTTTTAAGCTGAAGCCTTTCCTGATTTACCATTCTGAGAACCCATGTGCATTCAAAAACATTAATAAGCACACCCTGCCTGTCCACTACCGGTCCAACCTCAGATCCTGCATGACTCAGACTTTGTTTGAAGACTGGTTTGTAAACTGTTTTATTCCCAGTGTTCGGGAATATTGCTTGGAAAATAGTATCCCATTCAAGATTTTATTAATCTTAGACAATGCCCCCGCACATCCCCCTCATCTGGATGACCTTCATCCTGATGTTAAAGTAATATATTTGCCACTGAGCACAACTTCTATCATTCAGCCGATGGATCAAGGAGCAATAGCAACTTTTAAAGCTTATTACCTTCAATCGACATTTGCTCAAGCCAGAGCGGTAACGAATAATGAAGTATCATTGCGGGATTTTTGGAAACATTACAACATTCTTGAGTGCATCAAAAATATCACAGCAGCATGGGAGGATGTGACAAAAACATGCATGAATGGAATTTGGAAAAAATGTCTCAAACGCTACGTACACACATTTAAAGGCTTCAACAAAGAGGATGCGCTTGACGAAATTAGAGAGAAAATTGTGAAACTCGCAAAAACTCTTGAGTTAGAAGTGAAAGTGGAAGATGTGGAAGAGTTATTAGACCTTGAATCGAAGGAATTGACCGACGAAGAGTTAATCGAAATAGAAGAGGAAAGAATTGCGGagaaagaaaggaggaaaaaagaggaggaggagccacagAGGAACTTCACTGTAAAGGGGTTGGCAAATGTATTTTCACAAGTGAATAAAGCCCTTGCCGATTTggaaagcatggaccagaatgtcgaaagattcaccaaggtagatcgacaaattcaggaagccttAAATTGCTATCGACAAATCTATGAGGAAAAAAAGAAGCAAACCATCCAAACAAATTTAAGCTTGTTCTTCAAACATGTGACTCCCCCCACAACTCCCTGCCCCTCAACCCAACGAGATGAAGACTATGACGAACCACAGCCAAGTACAAGTCTTCAGGTACCTGAAGTAAAAATCGAGGATGCTATAATCATGGTGGAAATTAAGTAG
- the LOC138754980 gene encoding tigger transposable element-derived protein 1-like isoform X2, whose amino-acid sequence MTSKRKNPSPTDGPGKKSRKVLNLELKMKDKEKIREAVKGSASMKSVIITKHRQGPIHEMEKLLMLWMEDQIQNCVPLNLPTIQAKARSLFEILKEQAGEDYTENFTASHGWFDRFKRRYSLHKVRVTGADEKFVESLDELIHEERYLPEQIFNVDETGLFWKRLPKRTYIHQEAKTMPGFKAFNDRVTLLLGGNVAGFKLKPFLIYHSENPCAFKNINKHTLPVHYRSNLRSCMTQTLFEDWFVNCFIPSVREYCLENSIPFKILLILDNAPAHPPHLDDLHPDVKVIYLPLSTTSIIQPMDQGAIATFKAYYLQSTFAQARAVTNNEVSLRDFWKHYNILECIKNITAAWEDVTKTCMNGIWKKCLKRYVHTFKGFNKEDALDEIREKIVKLAKTLELEVKVEDVEELLDLESKELTDEELIEIEEERIAEKERRKKEEEEPQRNFTVKGLANVFSQVNKALADLESMDQNVERFTKVDRQIQEALNCYRQIYEEKKKQTIQTNLSLFFKHVTPPTTPCPSTQRDEDYDEPQPSTSLQVPEVKIEDAIIMVEIK is encoded by the exons ATGACGAGCAAGAGGAAAAACCCGTCCCCCACTGATGGACCTGGCAAGAAGTCGAGGAAGGTGCTTaatttggaattgaaaatgaaG GACAAAGAAAAAATACGGGAAGCAGTGAAAGGTTCGGCAAGTATGAAGTCTGTAATAATAACGAAGCATCGGCAAGGGCCCATCCACGAAATGGAGAAGTTGTTGATGCTGTGGATGGAAGATCAAATTCAAAACTGTGTACCACTAAACTTGCCAACAATTCAGGCAAAGGCGAGAAGTCTTTTTGAGATTTTGAAGGAGCAAGCAGGAGAGGATTACACGGAGAACTTCACAGCAAGTCATGGTTGGTTCGATAGATTTAAAAGAAGATATAGCTTGCACAAGGTTCGCGTCACAGGTGCTGATGAAAAGTTCGTTGAAAGTTTGGATGAATTAATCCATGAAGAAAGATATCTACCCGAGCAAATTTTCAATGTCGATGAAACAGGACTTTTTTGGAAGCGGTTGCCGAAACGAACGTACATTCATCAGGAAGCTAAAACTATGCCAGGATTTAAGGCATTTAACGACCGAGTAACCTTGTTGCTAGGAGGAAATGTTGCTGGTTTTAAGCTGAAGCCTTTCCTGATTTACCATTCTGAGAACCCATGTGCATTCAAAAACATTAATAAGCACACCCTGCCTGTCCACTACCGGTCCAACCTCAGATCCTGCATGACTCAGACTTTGTTTGAAGACTGGTTTGTAAACTGTTTTATTCCCAGTGTTCGGGAATATTGCTTGGAAAATAGTATCCCATTCAAGATTTTATTAATCTTAGACAATGCCCCCGCACATCCCCCTCATCTGGATGACCTTCATCCTGATGTTAAAGTAATATATTTGCCACTGAGCACAACTTCTATCATTCAGCCGATGGATCAAGGAGCAATAGCAACTTTTAAAGCTTATTACCTTCAATCGACATTTGCTCAAGCCAGAGCGGTAACGAATAATGAAGTATCATTGCGGGATTTTTGGAAACATTACAACATTCTTGAGTGCATCAAAAATATCACAGCAGCATGGGAGGATGTGACAAAAACATGCATGAATGGAATTTGGAAAAAATGTCTCAAACGCTACGTACACACATTTAAAGGCTTCAACAAAGAGGATGCGCTTGACGAAATTAGAGAGAAAATTGTGAAACTCGCAAAAACTCTTGAGTTAGAAGTGAAAGTGGAAGATGTGGAAGAGTTATTAGACCTTGAATCGAAGGAATTGACCGACGAAGAGTTAATCGAAATAGAAGAGGAAAGAATTGCGGagaaagaaaggaggaaaaaagaggaggaggagccacagAGGAACTTCACTGTAAAGGGGTTGGCAAATGTATTTTCACAAGTGAATAAAGCCCTTGCCGATTTggaaagcatggaccagaatgtcgaaagattcaccaaggtagatcgacaaattcaggaagccttAAATTGCTATCGACAAATCTATGAGGAAAAAAAGAAGCAAACCATCCAAACAAATTTAAGCTTGTTCTTCAAACATGTGACTCCCCCCACAACTCCCTGCCCCTCAACCCAACGAGATGAAGACTATGACGAACCACAGCCAAGTACAAGTCTTCAGGTACCTGAAGTAAAAATCGAGGATGCTATAATCATGGTGGAAATTAAGTAG